Proteins encoded by one window of Glycine soja cultivar W05 chromosome 15, ASM419377v2, whole genome shotgun sequence:
- the LOC114387912 gene encoding chaperone protein dnaJ 49-like, giving the protein MEGNKDEALRCVRIAEEAIASGNKDRALKFLRIAQRLNRDLPLQSLLEKCDRFDSHSAAAAACGGSGASPANGHSPRREGLNGERNYTEENVQLIREIKGKSDYYAILGLEKSCSVEEIRRAYRKLSLKVHPDKNKAPGSEDAFKKVSKAFKCLSDDGSRRMYDQTGTGTDDYESTEVNTFWRRRRRRTTTTRDFFGDEFDPDEIFRAFFGHSDVFGRNNNVYRTRGMGNPNHQHRHEFNAGSGGRHHNVMLLIQLLPFLIIVLLAYLPFSEPEYSLHKHYNYQIPKTTERLEVQFFVKSTAFDANYPLGSDAREAIEESVIKDYRSMLRRYCQVEMQRRSWNRNLPAPHCDKLHNFAVVA; this is encoded by the coding sequence ATGGAAGGTAACAAGGACGAAGCATTACGCTGCGTTCGCATCGCCGAAGAAGCAATCGCGTCGGGAAACAAAGACCGCGCCCTCAAATTCCTCAGAATCGCGCAACGCCTCAACCGCGATTTGCCCCTCCAGTCCCTGCTCGAAAAGTGCGACCGCTTCGATTCGCACTCCGCCGCCGCTGCCGCCTGCGGCGGCAGCGGCGCCTCTCCGGCGAACGGTCACTCTCCGCGTCGCGAGGGTTTGAACGGGGAGAGGAATTACACGGAGGAAAACGTGCAGCTAATTAGAGAAATCAAGGGAAAGAGCGATTACTATGCGATTCTGGGATTGGAAAAGAGTTGCTCCGTGGAAGAGATTCGAAGAGCGTATCGGAAGCTCTCTCTGAAGGTTCATCCCGATAAGAACAAAGCTCCAGGCTCCGAAGATGCGTTCAAGAAGGTTTCGAAGGCGTTCAAGTGTTTGAGCGACGACGGCTCAAGAAGGATGTACGACCAAACCGGAACCGGCACCGACGATTATGAGAGCACCGAGGTAAACACCTTCtggcgaagaagaagaagaaggacgaCGACAACGCGCGATTTCTTCGGAGACGAGTTCGATCCGGACGAGATATTCAGGGCGTTCTTCGGACACTCCGACGTGTTCGGGAGAAACAACAATGTTTACCGGACACGCGGGATGGGGAATCCGAATCATCAGCATAGGCACGAATTCAATGCTGGATCGGGAGGGAGGCATCACAATGTGATGCTTCTGATTCAGCTCTTGCCGTTTTTGATTATTGTGCTGCTCGCGTACTTGCCGTTTTCGGAGCCTGAGTATTCGTTACACAAGCACTACAACTACCAGATTCCCAAGACCACGGAGCGGCTCGAGGTTCAGTTCTTTGTGAAGTCGACCGCGTTTGATGCGAATTATCCACTAGGGAGTGATGCCCGTGAGGCGATTGAGGAGAGTGTTATAAAGGATTATAGGAGTATGCTGAGGAGATACTGTCAGGTGGAGATGCAGAGACGGAGCTGGAATAGGAATCTGCCTGCTCCTCACTGTGATAAGCTGCATAACTTTGCAGTCGTGGCATGA
- the LOC114387882 gene encoding translationally-controlled tumor protein homolog, with protein MLVYQDLLTGDELLSDSFRYNEIENGMLWEVEGKWVVKGAVDVDIGANPSAEGGEDEGVDDAAVKVVDIVDTFRLQEQPAFDKKQFVTFMKRFIKNLTPKLDAEKQELFKKHIEGATKYLLSKIKDFQFFVGESMNDDACLVFAYYKDGAADPTFLYFAYALKEVKC; from the exons ATGTTGGTTTATCAGGACCTCCTTACAG GTGATGAGCTTCTCTCGGACTCCTTCCGTTACaatgaaattgagaatggaatGCTGTGGGAAGTTGAGGGGAAG TGGGTTGTTAAGGGAGCAGTTGATGTTGACATTGGTGCAAACCCTTCTGCTGAGGGTGGAGAAGATGAGGGAGTCGATGACGCAGCTGTTAAGGTTGTTGACATTGTTGATACATTCAGACTTCAG GAGCAACCCGCTTTTGATAAGAAACAGTTTGTTACCTTCATGAAGAGGTTTATCAAGAATTTGACTCCCAAGCTCGATGCAGAGAAACAAGAGTTGTTTAAGAAGCACATTGAGGGAGCAACTAAATACCTGCTCTCTAAGATTAAGGATTTCCAGTT TTTTGTTGGGGAGAGCATGAATGATGATGCTTGCTTGGTCTTTGCATACTACAAGGATGGTGCTGCTGATCCAACATTCTTATACTTTGCATATGCCTTAAAGGAGGTTAAGTGCTAA
- the LOC114387881 gene encoding condensin-2 complex subunit D3-like: protein MTEMEETVSRIISELEDLRGNPQPPPPLSEQTLMDLQFLLKHSLTETLYDELPSKNLSPSSLIPPIASAMDSSPPHHSLLASDVFLSLLLAPNAPVFTLFTPISFLSFLRSLRRSCKAHSHPGPAQDNSMNRKRKRPGRGRASNPQNDDDSPDTGSQHDPRVLLRVLEKLVKVMGLIHLNRFPETLKSLIQTVAEIPVTSLDTCGNAAVYSRLLSLCSHVLKEVLKSEHGEPSNTAAEVLKSLCSLVLMAKSLARTFAIGFVTGLSNQCDGVKKALVNFPRYLAKKAPEKAEPRALAVDSIMEVVKVMEFDDQIAFVKYVVQMAQGKSNLRLLAVDLILNLVTSLRDPLGVESEGSEAWGVWCLEALVKRCSDVSGAIRARALSNLAQLVGFLSRGERTSAVLKEFTGFGRVGDGNVGGGMNDMLRRRCMDDKAAVRKAALLLVTNLTSLLGGAIDEVVLKTMGMACSDPLISMRKAAITALSEAFRTFSAETVITEWLRSVPHLITDNESSIQEECENMFKELVLDRISRAATATSSYSEPLSNRKMKGKGVDNEMEKLFPNGTLYLLREICHGEVSPWVKKICTNLGKKKRINHKIVTALQNIIRASESIWLSHSMPIEKWTAPPGAWFLLSEVSTFLSKVVDWEFLHHHWQLLDKHEVEGEFKSPFVQRNASAEEESIECNHVAWASDRVFLLQTISNVSVELPPEPAADLAHNLLKRVLQFNMHSTEVDAHLKALKTLCKRKASNLEEAEALVLKWFHQVLSRASGIIEKFISENSEQNAEGSFFTPPRSGTRKGRKSVAKSKALSKAITAIYTVGSLVIVCPSADMSNVVPLLHTIITSGSSGPILNKLPGPSTSLQQEAPSFYIQGWLAMGKLCLADGKLAKNYIPLFVQELEKSGSAALRNNIVVIMADFCVRFTALVDCYITRITRCLLDPCELVRRQTFILLSRLLQRDYVKWRGVLFLRFLLSLVDESEKIRQLADFLFGNILKVKSPLLAYNSFVEAVFVLNDCHVHNGHRESQGSRKESQIFSIRGTDEESRSKRMHIYVSLLKQMAPEHLLATFAKLCAEILAAASDGMLNIEDATGQSVLQDAFQILGCKEIRISSTRASSESADVEEEGGENGSAARRKAITQAVKKGLIQNTVPIFIELKRLLETKNSPLIGSLMECLRIILKDYKNEIDDILVADKQLQKELIYDIQKYEAAKAKATVAEAVGTKPKSGSNQLADVSKNLTKTQEQTVGQSSNELPSDSRVASAIADTAAAATARSVLREINKGTGTPPLSSLSVPKVKSCTGMCNSKDKCMDVIQSLRKRQSFDSDEEN from the exons ATGACGGAAATGGAGGAAACGGTGTCTCGCATAATCTCCGAGCTAGAGGATCTCCGTGGAAACCCGCAACCACCGCCACCACTCTCCGAACAAACCCTAATGGATCTTCAATTTCTCCTCAAACACTCTCTCACAGAGACTCTCTACGATGAGCTTCCATCGAAGAATCTCTCTCCGTCTTCTCTCATTCCTCCCATTGCTTCAGCAATGGACTCTTCACCACCGCACCACTCTCTTCTCGCTTCCGACGTCTTCCTCTCGCTCCTCCTCGCTCCAAACGCACCCGTTTTTACACTCTTTACACCCATTTCGTTTCTTTCTTTCCTCCGCTCCCTCCGCCGCTCCTGCAAGGCCCACTCCCACCCCGGCCCGGCCCAAGACAACTCCATGAACCGGAAACGGAAGCGGCCGGGCCGCGGCCGGGCGAGTAATCCCCAAAACGACGACGATTCGCCGGACACCGGTTCCCAACACGACCCCCGGGTGCTCCTCCGCGTGCTGGAGAAGCTAGTCAAAGTAATGGGATTGATCCACTTGAACCGCTTCCCGGAGACTCTCAAGTCCCTGATTCAAACCGTGGCTGAAATCCCCGTGACCTCGCTCGATACGTGCGGGAACGCGGCGGTGTATAGCAGATTGCTTAGCCTGTGTTCGCACGTGCTGAAGGAAGTTCTCAAATCTGAGCACGGAGAACCTTCCAACACTGCTGCCGAGGTGTTGAAATCGCTGTGTTCGCTTGTTCTCATGGCGAAGTCGCTGGCGAGGACATTTGCTATTGGATTTGTCACCGGTCTTAGTAACCAATGCGATGGTGTGAAGAAGGCGCTGGTTAATTTTCCGAGGTATTTGGCCAAGAAGGCGCCGGAGAAGGCCGAGCCTAGAGCATTGGCGGTGGACTCCATCATGGAGGTTGTTAAAGTTATGGAATTTGATGATCAAATTGCGTTTGTGAAGTATGTTGTGCAGATGGCACAGGGGAAGTCGAATCTTCGGCTTTTGGCGGTTGATCTCATTTTGAATCTGGTGACGTCATTGAGGGATCCGTTGGGCGTGGAGAGTGAAGGGAGTGAGGCGTGGGGAGTGTGGTGCTTGGAGGCACTTGTGAAACGGTGTTCTGATGTGAGTGGCGCAATTCGGGCGCGGGCTTTGTCGAATTTAGCGCAGCTGGTGGGGTTTTTGTCTCGTGGTGAGAGGACTAGTGCGGTTCTGAAGGAGTTTACGGGGTTTGGGAGGGTTGGTGATGGGAATGTTGGAGGTGGAATGAATGATATGCTGAGGAGGAGGTGTATGGATGATAAGGCAGCTGTGAGGAAAGCTGCATTGCTTTTGGTTACTAACTTGACTTCTCTTCTTGGAGGTGCAATTGATGAAGTGGTGCTCAAGACAATGGGAATGGCTTGTTCTGATCCACTTATCAGTATGCGGAAAGCTGCAATTACAGCTCTATCAGAG GCTTTCAGAACATTCTCTGCTGAAACAGTAATAACTGAGTGGCTACGTTCAGTTCCGCATTTAATAACTGACAATGAATCAAGCATCCAAGAAGAATGTGAGAACATGTTTAAAGAACTTGTTTTGGACCGGATATCTAGAGCTGCAACTGCTACTTCTTCATATAGTGAGCCTTTGTCTAATAGAAAGATGAAAGGAAAAGGTGTAGACAATGAGATGGAGAAGCTTTTTCCCAACGGGACTCTGTATCTTCTGAGAGAGATTTGCCATGGGGAGGTGAGCCCTTGGGTGAAGAAAATTTGCACAAATCTGGGCAAAAAGAAACGTATAAATCACAAAATTGTTACTGCACTTCAAAATATAATCAGGGCATCAGAATCTATATGGCTAAGTCACTCCATGCCAATAGAAAAGTGGACTGCCCCACCAGGTGCTTGGTTTCTTTTGTCAGAGGTGTCAACTTTCCTTTCAAAAGTAGTAGACTGGGAGTTTCTTCATCATCATTGGCAACTTCTTGACAAACATGAAGTGGAAGGTGAGTTCAAAAGCCCATTTGTACAAAGAAATGCATCTGCAGAGGAAGAAAGCATAGAATGCAATCATGTTGCCTGGGCCAGTGACCGAGTTTTCCTTCTACAAACAATTTCTAATGTTTCTGTGGAGCTTCCCCCTGAACCTGCAGCTGATTTGGCTCATAATTTGCTCAAAAGGGTTTTACAATTCAACATGCATTCAACAGAG GTTGATGCTCATTTAAAAGCACTAAAAACATTATGCAAACGGAAAGCTTCAAATCTCGAAGAGGCAGAAGCATTAGTCTTGAAATGGTTCCACCAAGTTCTCTCCAGGGCTTCTGGAATAATAGAAAAATTCATTTCAGAGAATTCAGAACAAAATGCAGAAGGCAGCTTCTTCACTCCACCTAGAAGTGGGACTAGGAAAGGCAGGAAATCAGTAGCAAAGTCCAAGGCATTGTCTAAAGCAATTACAGCGATTTATACAGTTGGGTCTTTAGTTATTGTTTGCCCATCTGCTGATATGAGCAATGTAGTTCCTCTATTGCATACAATCATCACTTCTGGGAGTTCTGGTCCTATATTAAATAAACTACCCGGCCCTTCAACTTCTTTACAACAGGAAGCTCCTTCTTTTTACATTCAAGGGTGGCTTGCCATGGGCAAGCTTTGCCTTGCTGATGGGAAGCTAGCTAAGAATTATATTCCTCTGTTTGTACAG GAGCTTGAAAAGAGTGGATCTGCAGCTCTTCGCAACAATATTGTGGTCATAATGGCAGACTTTTGTGTCCGGTTCACTGCTCTTGTTGATTG TTACATAACAAGGATCACAAGGTGTCTCTTAGATCCTTGTGAACTTGTGAGAAGGCAAACATTCATATTGCTTTCCAGATTGCTGCAG AGGGACTATGTGAAATGGAGAGGAGTGCTATTTCTTCGGTTCCTTTTGTCACTTGTTGACGAATCAGAAAAGATAAGGCAGTTAGCGGATTTTCTCTTTGGAAATATTTTGAAAG TCAAGTCTCCTCTTTTAGCATACAATAGTTTTGTTGAGGCTGTTTTTGTTCTGAACGACTGTCATGTCCATAATGGGCATCGTGAGTCTCAAGGATCACGAAAGGAAAGCCAAATCTTTTCCATCAG AGGTACTGATGAAGAGTCAAGGTCTAAAAGAATGCACATttatgtttctttactaaaacaAATGGCTCCTGAGCATCTTCTAGCAACCTTTGCCAAGTTATGTGCAGAAATTCTAGCCGCAGCTTCTGATGGTATGCTCAATATAGAAGATGCAACTGGACAGTCTGTTCTACAG GATGCTTTTCAAATTCTCGGCTGTAAAGAGATACGCATTTCATCCACTCGTGCATCATCTGAGTCAGCAGATGTAGAGGAGGAAGGGGGAGAAAATGGATCTGCAGCTAGAAGAAAGGCTATAACTCAGGCAGTCAAGAAAGGCCTTATCCAAAATACAGTCCCCATCTTCATAGAGTTGAAACGTCTGTTGGAAACCAAGAATAGTCCCCTCATAGGTTCTCTTATGGAGTGCCTCCGCATTATTCTAAAGGACTACAAGAATGAGATTGATGACATATTGGTAGCTGATAAGCAGCTGCAGAAAGAGCTTATTTATGATATTCAAAAATATGAAGCAGCAAAAGCTAAAGCAACAGTTGCTGAGGCTGTGGGCACCAAGCCAAAATCAGGTTCAAATCAATTAGCTGATGTTTCTAAGAATCTGACCAAGACTCAAGAACAAACAGTTGGACAAAGCAGTAACGAGCTTCCAAGTGATTCAAGAGTTGCTTCAGCAATAGCAGACACTGCAGCTGCAGCAACAGCCCGTTCTGTGCTCAGGGAAATAAACAAGGGGACGGGTACACCACCACTTAGTTCTTTGAGTGTTCCTAAAGTCAAGTCTTGTACTGGTATGTGTAATTCCAAAGATAAGTGCATGGATGTCATACAATCTTTAAGGAAAAGACAGTCTTTTGATTCTGATGAAGAAAACTAA